The Spinacia oleracea cultivar Varoflay chromosome 2, BTI_SOV_V1, whole genome shotgun sequence DNA segment GCATATAAAAGCATAAAGAACGGCATGATGAAGAGACACGTGAACTCAAGCACTCTAACTCTTAAGCTATCAACTGTTTTAGCATTCATTATTGTACTTTAGATTTTCAATATCAATTCTCAGAAAGAAGAGCATAAACAATCATAcagaatacttagtggattgatagcctcatagctatccgcggttttttaccttattcatgggttttccgcgtcaacacttctctgtgtcgtgcctttttatttgtgttattaattctttgcttagttagtgtcgatcctagccgaaagtcgcctccatacgaattttggcataaacagtttggcgccgtctgtggggacattaactaggttttACACAAAAGCACCCCTTTCACCATGACTACTGGAGAGATGACGATCGCAGAGATGAAAGCGGCTTACGAGAAAGCCCAAGCCGAGCTAGCCCAAGAGAGGGCATCCAATGAAACCCTCCAGAAAGAGCTCGAATCCGTGAAGAGCAACAAGCACCAGTCCCGCTACAAAGGTGGGAAGCCAAAAAAGCTAACGTTCGAGATGCCCGATGACTTTGAAGATGTGACCGACGATGAGGAGGAAACCCGTGAGGAAGAAGACGGAGAAGCTCCCGATCCGGTGACCCAACGCCTGAACAAGATGGATGCACGCATGACGAAGCACTATTCCCGCCTGATGAAGTTGATGACCAGGTTCCCCGGGGCACCTACACCAGTAGAGACCGAGCCGACCGACGGGTATGCAGCGTCGCCGTTCTGCGAAGCGATCGCTAGAGTGACAGTTCCGCACACACTCCGACTCCCAACCTGGACCACCCTGTACGACAGGACATCCGACCCCTATAGGCACGTCAACTTCTACAAGCAGCGCATGTGGCAGATCGGGATTCCGCACGACCTAGTGGAACCTGTTATGTGCAAATCTTTCGGCGGCACCCTTGATGGAGCGGCTTTGGAATGGCTCACGAACGTCCCTCCCAGATCCATCTCCTGTTTGTCCGATCTCATCAACGCCTTCTACCAACAATTCGCCAGCAGCCGCCAGTTAGAAAAACAAACCAGTGATCTCTATCGGTTGGTTCAAGGGCCAaccgagtcggtacgcgattattttaaccgttttaattgtgaaaaaattggtATAAAAAATTGTGATGTCAGGACTGCTATTGAGGCGTTCAAGAGAGGCCTCATCCCCAATTCGGAGCTATACCGGGAaataaccaaatacccctgtgCAACTTTCGAAGAGGTGCGATCAAGGGCCACCGCCCAGATGCGAATCGAAGACGACGAGGTTATCCGAACAGCATCTCAACCATCGACAGGGGGCAGCAGCGACAGAAGATCGTACACCCCGAGGAACAACAACTGGCGACACCAACCATACGTTCGGCAAAACCAGGTACAAAGTGTCAATCAGTATTATGATACTAACAATGTTTACAGGAACGAGCGGGTCGAACACCTTAACATCTCCGACTACGGCTTCAACGTCGACATTGGAGGTGTGGTGAACGCCCTTCAAAATGTAGGTGGAACAGTCAGATGGCCCCGGAAGAACGACAGACCGGACTCCATGAAGGACATGAGCAAATGGTGCGACTTCCACCGCGACAACGGCCACACAACCGAGGAGTGCATCTCCCTCAAAAAGGAGGTCGCATACCTCCTGAAACGGGGGCATCTAAAAGAACTGTTGAGCGACAAGGGAAAAGAAACATTCTCCAAAGAGCAAACCACCCTGCCCGGCCCAACGACAAGCAGCGAGCGACCAGACCCACCACCATTCAATAAAGTGGTAAATGTTATTTCCGGCGGTTCAGATATTTGTGGACTAACCtcttctgcagctaaaaaaATTAACAGGGGAGAATCTGAGACCGTAGAAGAGGGACAAACCGAAGACGAGGTCGCACTGCACAGATCCCTGACCGCAATGGCTATCACTTTCGACGACTCAGATTCTGTAGATACACAGCGGGAACACCACGACGGGTTGGTAATATCGCTCCCAATAGGGAACGCATTGATCAAAAGGATACTGGTCGACAACGGAAGCTCAGCCAACGTACTGTTCTTGGAAGCACTACAGGAAATGGGATTAGAAGAGAAAAATATTGTAAGGAGATCAACAGTTCTGGTAGGGTTCAGTGGAGAAGCACTACGGACGGTAGGAGAGATATTGCTGCCTACATACGCAGAAGGCGTCAACATGATGACCAAGTTCAACGTCGTCGATTGTCCATCAGCATACAACGTCATCCTAGGACGACCATGGATCCAAAAAATGAAGGCAGTGCCATCAACATACCACCAATCAATCAAGTTTCCAACCAAGTGGGGggtcatggaaatcaaagggCAGCAAAGAGATGCGAAGAAATGTTATGAGACAGCACTGAAACCATCCAAGTCATccatctagcaattacagccAGGGTCGACATCGGACGACCCCGACGACCAACAAATCGACGAGATAGTACTAGACCAGACAAAGCCAGACCAAGTCGTAAGGATCGGAGCATCACTGCCTGACAACATCAAAAGTCAGATAGTGTCGTTTCTGAGAGAAAACTCGGACTGTTTCGCTTGGTCGCACGAGGACATGACAGGAATCAGCCCAGACGTGATCACCCACAAGCTCAACGTCGACCCCAGCTTCAGACCGGTAAAACAGAAACGACGTAAGTTCGCACCCgaaaggaataaaatcatagacgaaGAAGTCCAAAACCTGATAGATTCAGAGAAGATCAGAGAGGTCAAATATCCAGATTGGTTAGCAAACGTCGTCGTCGTCAGTAAAAAGAACGGAAAATGGAGAGTCTGCATCGACTTCACAGATATCAACAAAGCTTGCCCCAAGGACCCATTCCCTCTGCCGCACATCGACGCCCTGGTCGACGCCACAGCCGGACACGAGCtgctcacattcatggacgcctattcaggatacaaccaaatccttatgcacccagacgaccaggaaaaaacgtctTTTGTAACGGATagaggaatttattgttataaagtcatgccttttggtcttaaaaatgcaggtgcgacGTACCAAAGATTAGTCAACAAGATGTTTAAAGACCAACTCGGAGACACAATGGAGGTATACATTGACGACATGCTGGTGAAATCGAGGAAGGCTGACGATCACGTGGAACACTTACGACAATCCTTCGACATACTAAAAAAGTACGGTATGAAACTTAACCCGACTAAATGTTCTTTCGGAGTGTCCGCaggaaaattcttaggttacatcgtCACCCAACGAGGAATCGAGGCCAGCCCCGACCAAGTGCGCGCGatcatcaacattcaatcccCCGGGAACATAAAAGAAGTACAGCGCTTGACAGGAAGAGTGGCGGCACTAAACCGTTTTATATCGCGGTCGTCGGACAAGTGTCGATTATTTTACGACGTCTTGCGCAAAAACAAGGGGTTTAACTGGTCCGACGACCACGAAGCAGCCCTgcaaaacctcaaaaaatacaTGATGTCGCCACCCCTCCTATCCAAGCCAAAAGAAGGAGAAGTCTTACAACTCTATTTAGCCGTTAGCTCGACGGCAGTCAGCGCGGTCCTAGCTCGAGAAGACGAAGCACAACAACTACCCATttattacatcagtaagtcaCTACTGGAAGCAGAGACCAGGTATTCCTCCCTCGAAAAACTCGTTTTAGCACTCGTTACCGCAGCCAAAAaactaaggcattattttgaaactcaccaaatagtggtgatgactaacTATCCAATCAAGTATGTGATGCGTAGGCCAGAACTGACAGGTCGAATGGAGAAGTGGACAATGGCACTAGGAAGGTTCGACATCAAGTATCAACCAAGAACGGCTGTGAAATCGCAGGCcctagcagattttgtggcaGACTTCAGCCCCGACTTAGAGAGGATAGCAGACGACGAAGTCAAACTCATCAACAACATAGAAGGAATATGGACACTCTTCGTCGACGGCTCATATAACTTTCGTGGTGCAGGTTTAGGCGTCGTACTGAagtcaccacaaggggacatgatagcacagGCAATCTGCTGCGATTTCAAGGCAactaacaacgaagcagaatacgaggcgCTAATCGCCGGAATGACATTAGCTATGGAATTAGGGGCAAGCGGACTCAACATCTTCAGCGACTCACAACTAATCATCAACCAGATTAACGGCGACTACGAAGCTAaagacctaaaaatgaccttGTATCTCGAGAAAGCGAAAGAATTAActtccaaattcaaaccctTCTCCATCAAACAAGTCCCAAGAGACCTAAACACGCAAGCCGACGCCCTTGCCAACCtaggatccgcactcagaaaATCACCATTCTCGACCATACCTCTAGTACACCTACTGTCACCCGCCGTCGAAAAAGACATACCACAAGACGCCAGCCTCGTCCTATCAACCGTAAACACAGACAGTTGGACCAAACCCATCTTCGATTACCTAAAGCACGAAACTCTACCCGACGACAAGCTAGAAGCCAGAAAGATACTTTTCAAAGCAtcacgatatgttattttgcaggacGTACTATTTAAGCGATCAGCAAACGGAATGTTGATGCGATGCGCCGAAGAAATCGAATGGGAAATACTACTGAAAcaataccacgaaggagaatgcggaggacacgaaggaggacgaagcttatcaaccagaatcaaaagaaatggatactattggccagCAATGCTTAAGGAAGCCATGAGGTACGTATCCAAGTGCGACAAGTGCCAACGACACgcaggtatgacacataaaccatcTGAATTCTTGCATCCAACCCTAACTccgtggcctttcatgaaatgggggatggacatcgtTGGCAAATTGCCCGTCGCCCCAGGACAAAAGGTCTTCATGTTAGCCCTAACAGATTATTTTtccaagtggatagaagcaggcGCATTCCAACAAGTAAGGGACAAAGAGGTATGCTCGTTCATATGGACTAACATAATATTCAGGTTCGGAATACCGTCAGAAATCATCTGCGACAACGGATCACAATTCATCAGCGACAAgacaagagctttctgcaaaacATGGAACATCGAGCTAAAGACGTCGACGCCTAGATACCCCCAAGAAAACGGACAGGCGGAATCCAGCAACAAAACGATCATCGCGTCGTTGAAAAAGCGGTTGGACGACAAGAAGGGGCGATGGGCAGAAGAACTGCCatccatcctatgggccaacaggacgacgcctaggacggcgacgggacagactcccttctcactcgtttACGGGTGCGAAGCAGTACTTCCCCCTGAAGTGACGTTGCCCAGTGCACGATATGGACTTATGACGCCGGAGCAAAACTACGTAGAACTCAGTGAAAACCTCGACAACACAGAAGATCTCAGGGAAGCAGCGTTGATAAGAATGGCGTCACAACAACAGATCGTGGCAAAATGcttcaacaaaaatgtcaaagtgaaAATGTTCAAAGAAGGAGATTGGGTACTGCGCAAAGTATTTCAAAACACGAAAGAATTAAACGCAGGTAAATTTGCACCAGCTTGGAAAGGACCGTACTTGATCGACAAAATCGtcggaaagggggcatacaGACTCATTACCAAAGATGGCAAGTCGGTCCCCCGAAGCTGGAACGCAACACATCTTAAACTCTACCATTTTTGAAATCTCGTCGTAACCAATTTTATCAGTTATCGTATCGTCGTCTTTATCTTCCTTTATCGTTTTACTTTCGTTTAaaaaccattactgacttaagcatcggagggccgttggcatccccaacggccaatcctcctagcGACCCATGTTTTCTTTTGCAGAGTGCAAGACGCACGACGAATGATATCCAGAAGCAACAACGTACGACGCAGAACGGGATCGCGAGAAACAACGAACAAACAGCGCAGGTACGATTTTACACATCGGTCGATTCAATACTTATTATTCGCAAAAAATCTACTACACGAAACTAAGACATCCAAACGCGACGGGATAACCATGAAAGACGAACAACCAAGAAAAAGACAAACAAACTTACCATACACAAACACACAGCGCGCGACCCCAAAGGCCGCGACTTTCACATTACCAAGCGAAAGCGCAAAACACACAAAATATCCAAACACCCCGTCGCCGCCATCGACGACGAGTAAAAACatccaaaatacaaaaacaagaaataaaATATCCACACGACTAAACTATTACATAAAACACCAACCAGCCATCACACCTGTTCGTCTGGAAGGGGGGTCGAGATAACTTGATCGAGTATCGGGGGCATGTCAACGTTGACCGTCGCGTCTGCCAAAGCCAACTCTGGAGGGGCGACGACGGAAACATCTCCCTCGCCTTGCTCCACGGGCACCTCCCCCTCTCGATCCACGGAAGAAACATCCTCGACCAGAGGAGCGACGTCGGCATCAGCCCCGTTGGCTCCAGCAGTGTCGGCTTCCATCGCCAACTCATCCGCGTCCACCACCGGCACCGACAACTCCTCGAGGGTACCACCGTTAGCAAGATAGTCGTCCACCTCTTTCTGGCATGGCCAGAGGCTGGTCTCCCCCTTCAAACACGAGAACATCATCTGAGCCCTCGTCCTCCACACAGCCAAAGCCTCGCAATCCTTAAACTCCTCCTGCAAAGCGTCATATAAAGCCCTTAGCCCTTGCATTTCTTCCACGGTCGACGCCAACTCCCCCTTTACCCTTTCCAACTCCCTCGACGCGTCAGCAATCTGGTCGTCCTTGCCCTCTAGTTGTTCATCTTTTGACTTGACCGCCGCAGCAAGGTCAGCCAACTTCTTCTCAGAAGCAACCCACTTACCTTCCCAAGAAACCGCCGCTTTCTTCACCATAGCCACTTGGTTCTTCGAGGAAATAAGCTCGTCGCACAACAAGGAGCACTGTCTACGCACGGCCAAAGCAGCCTGTGACGCCTGTAAAGAAAAACATGTCACAAAATCGACACACGACGCGCTTACAAATACCATGAACTGAATAAAATAACAGAAATACACTTACCCGCAGGCTTAGTTCAGCGGCGTCCGACGCGACAGAAAGAGGCACGACCTCGTGATAACGCTGATACGTCGAAGGCAATATCAACCGGTCTGCATACGGCCAAACGACGGCACCTTCGCCGTCGCCCAAGAAGTTCGGGGGCAGAGTGACGACAGTATCCTCGACAGAACTTTTGTCAGCAGGACGCTTCTTGGCCGACGCAGCAGGGGGCCTAGTCGCAGCAAC contains these protein-coding regions:
- the LOC130467531 gene encoding uncharacterized protein; this encodes MTTGEMTIAEMKAAYEKAQAELAQERASNETLQKELESVKSNKHQSRYKGGKPKKLTFEMPDDFEDVTDDEEETREEEDGEAPDPVTQRLNKMDARMTKHYSRLMKLMTRFPGAPTPVETEPTDGYAASPFCEAIARVTVPHTLRLPTWTTLYDRTSDPYRHVNFYKQRMWQIGIPHDLVEPVMCKSFGGTLDGAALEWLTNVPPRSISCLSDLINAFYQQFASSRQLEKQTSDLYRTAIEAFKRGLIPNSELYREITKYPCATFEEVRSRATAQMRIEDDEVIRTASQPSTGGSSDRRSYTPRNNNWRHQPYVRQNQVQSVNQYYDTNNVYRNERVEHLNISDYGFNVDIGGVVNALQNVGGTVRWPRKNDRPDSMKDMSKWCDFHRDNGHTTEECISLKKEVAYLLKRGHLKELLSDKGKETFSKEQTTLPGPTTSSERPDPPPFNKVVNVISGGSDICGLTSSAAKKINRGESETVEEGQTEDEVALHRSLTAMAITFDDSDSVDTQREHHDGLVISLPIGNALIKRILVDNGSSANVLFLEALQEMGLEEKNIVRRSTVLVGFSGEALRTVGEILLPTYAEGVNMMTKFNVVDCPSAYNVILGRPWIQKMKAVPSTYHQSIKFPTKWGVMEIKGQQRDAKKCYETALKPSKSSI